One genomic window of Caballeronia sp. SBC1 includes the following:
- a CDS encoding NIPSNAP family protein — MIVEERIYRIKNGRMGRYLQLVREEGLAIQQPILGGLVGYFTTDIGPLSQVTHLWAYADLQDRARRRQQLADDPRWQAFLPKLSENIEQAENRILVPTDFSPLQHLSRSAGSQEEKRL, encoded by the coding sequence ATGATTGTCGAAGAGCGGATCTATCGGATCAAGAACGGCCGCATGGGCCGTTATCTTCAACTTGTGCGCGAGGAAGGGTTGGCGATCCAGCAGCCCATCCTTGGTGGTCTCGTAGGGTATTTCACGACCGATATCGGCCCCTTGAGCCAGGTGACGCATTTGTGGGCTTACGCAGACCTTCAGGACCGGGCGCGCCGCCGTCAGCAACTGGCGGACGATCCAAGATGGCAGGCTTTCCTGCCCAAGCTGTCAGAGAACATCGAGCAGGCGGAAAACAGGATTCTCGTGCCCACGGACTTTTCACCGTTGCAGCATCTGTCCCGTTCCGCCGGCTCTCAAGAGGAGAAGAGGCTATGA